A region from the Rhodamnia argentea isolate NSW1041297 chromosome 7, ASM2092103v1, whole genome shotgun sequence genome encodes:
- the LOC115742585 gene encoding cyclin-dependent kinase inhibitor 3-like, whose protein sequence is MQAPSRGEISGGHRGKMGKYMKKSKAVTRDVSPLEASPHSSATGVRTRAKTLALQRLRRPSHPPPAVAPSLDASSCPFSYLQLRSRRLRKPCLARAPSGARKGVEPVGRRRAGSGSWGSCDASCSARTASLSGGVEGERGRIGRSDRGNGEECGRDAGVDASFGENDLEIGDRDRSTRESTPCSLMRDLNANTPPGSTTRQQSLSTAHRTQMSILRSIPASDEMEEFFACAERRQQRSFLEKYNFDIVRDLPLPGRFEWAQVIP, encoded by the exons ATGCAAGCTCCGTCGAGAGGGGAAATCAGCGGCGGCCATCGTGGAAAAATGGGCAAGTACATGAAGAAATCGAAGGCAGTCACGCGCGACGTCTCGCCCCTGGAGGCCTCTCCACACTCCTCGGCCACCGGCGTCCGAACCAGGGCCAAAACCCTAGCCTTGCAGCGCCTCCGGAGACCCTCCCATCCGCCGCCCGCCGTCGCGCCGAGCCTGGACGCCTCCTCTTGTCCCTTCTCGTACCTACAGCTCCGGAGCCGGAGGCTCCGGAAACCGTGTCTCGCGCGGGCGCCCTCGGGAGCGAGGAAAGGCGTGGAACCGGTGGGGAGGAGACGGGCGGGGAGCGGTTCGTGGGGGAGCTGCGACGCTTCGTGCTCGGCGAGGACGGCGTCGCTGAGCGGTGGGGTGGAGGGAGAAAGAGGGCGCATCGGTCGGAGTGACAGGGGAAATGGGGAGGAGTGTGGCCGCGACGCGGGTGTCGACGCGTCTTTTGGAGAGAACGATTTGGAGATTGGAGACAGAGACAG GAGCACAAGGGAAAGCACGCCGTGCAGCTTGATGAGGGACTTGAACGCAAACACGCCACCCGGTTCAACCACAAGACAGCAGAGCTTGAGCACTGCTCACAGAACTCAAATGAGCATACTTAGAAGCATCCCGGCCTCAGATGAGATGGAGGAATTCTTTGCCTGTGCCGAGCGACGACAACAAAGATCATTCCTTGAGAA ATACAACTTTGATATAGTCAGGGATCTTCCCCTCCCGGGTCGTTTTGAATGGGCGCAAGTAATTCCATGA
- the LOC125315929 gene encoding E3 ubiquitin-protein ligase PRT1-like — protein MEDRSVLIEDAEPEQVSESFTCCVCLDLLYKPVVLSCGHMSCFWCVHQSMNGFRESQCPLCWWPYLHFPSICLLLHFLLLKMYPDSYKRREKQILEEEKRMGTFSPQFDALAWRSGDEEEQKFSGSSKSHVTWSGPNSFVDTGTSRNGEPRASKVQSEPVPSIDGNGPSSLEQGLKQKHEIPVEEENGHPVGSDKSCKQITVSDVLCAECQQLLFRPVALNCGHVYCESCIVNPADEKIKCQVCQSRHPGELLEVCPELDHFLEQQFPEEYALRRLSARPRPSVSRNDSPKCRNSGGDKEQNNSSRSTDTAMTHRGVGCDYCGMYPIIGDRYRCQDCVEKIGFDLCGDCYNSRCKLPGRFNQQHRPEHKFKLVKPSTLQNYMLRLATVADGSTALVLSDDGLEDGVTLTAPTSPRDGQEDDENRMPITFVLERDAGSEHQNDSQSNFN, from the exons ATGGAGGATCGATCGGTGCTGATAGAAGACGCCGAACCCGAGCAAGTCTCCGAATCTTTCACTTGCTGCGTTTGCCT GGACCTTCTTTACAAGCCAGTTGTATTAT CCTGTGGCCATATGTCCTGTTTCTGGTGTGTGCATCAATCAATGAATGGTTTTCGCGAATCCCAATGTCCACTTTGTTGGTGGCCGTACCTTCACTTTCCCAGCATCTGTCTGTTACTTCACTTTTTGTTGCTTAAGATGTATCCTGACTCCTAtaagagaagggaaaaacaaaTATTAG aggaagaaaagagaatgGGAACTTTCTCTCCGCAGTTTGATGCTCTTGCATGGAGATCAGGTGATgaggaagaacaaaaattttctgGTTCTTCAAAATCACACGTGACATGGTCGGGCCCTAACTCATTTGTGGACACTGGGACTTCTAGAAATGGTGAACCCCGTGCAAGTAAGGTGCAATCAGAGCCTGTTCCAAGTATTGATGGCAACGGTCCAAGCAGTCTCGAACAAGGCTTGAAACAAAAACATGAGATACCTGTTGAAGAGGAGAATGGGCATCCAGTTGGCTCAGACAAAAGCTGCAAGCAGATTACAGTATCGGATGTGCTCTGCGCAGAATGCCAGCAATTGCTTTTTCGTCCTGTTGCTCTTAATTGCGGCCATG TATATTGTGAATCTTGCATTGTGAATCCAGCTGATGAAAAGATCAAATGTCAAGTTTGTCAAAGCCGACATCCAGGGGAGTTATTAGAAGTTTGTCCGGAGCTGGATCACTTTTTGGAGCAACAGTTTCCTGAAGAATATGCTTTGAGGAGATTATCTGCACGGCCTAGACCGAGTGTCTCAAGGAATGATAGCCCAAAATGTC GTAATAGCGGTGGTGATAAAGAACAAAATAATTCATCAAGGTCAACTGATACTGCAATGACCCATAGGGGAGTTGGCTGCGATTACTGTGGG ATGTATCCAATAATCGGGGATAGATACCGGTGTCAGGATTGTGTTGAGAAGATTGGCTTTGATCTTTGTGGAGATTGCTACAATTCCCGTTGCAAGCTCCCCGGCCGTTTCAACCAACAACATCGACCAGAGCACAAGTTCAAACTAGTAAAGCCGAGTACCTTGCAAAACTATATGTTGAGGTTGGCAACGGTGGCCGATGGCTCCACTGCTCTCGTCCTATCTGATGATGGTTTGGAAGATGGAGTCACATTGACCGCTCCCACTTCACCGAGAGATGGTCAGGAAGATGACGAGAACAGAATGCCGATTACCTTTGTTCTTGAACGTGACGCGGGCTCAGAACATCAGAACGATTCCCAGTCTAACTTCAATTGA
- the LOC115733121 gene encoding E3 ubiquitin-protein ligase PRT1, whose protein sequence is MEDRSVLIEDAEPEQVSESFTCCICLDLLYKPVVLSCGHMSCFWCVHLSMNGFRESQCPLCRQPYLHFPSICLLLHLLLLKMYPDSYKRREKQILEEEKRMGTFSPQFDALAWRSGDEEEQKFSGSSQSHVTWSGPNSFVDTGTSRNGEPRASKVQSEPVPSIDGNGPSSLEQGLKQKREIPVEEENGHPVGSDKSCKQITVSDVLCAECQQLLFRPVALNCGHVYCESCIVNPADEKIKCQVCQSRHPGGLLEVCRELDHFLEQQFPEEYALRRLSARPRPSVSRNDSPKCRNSGGDKEQNNSSRSTDTAMTHRGVGCDYCGMYPIIGDRYRCQDCAEKIGFDLCGDCYNSRCKLPGRFNQQHRPEHKFKLVKPSTFPNYMLRLAMVADDSTALVLSDDGLEDGVTLTAPASPSDGQEDDENRLPITFVLERDAGSEHQNDSQSNFN, encoded by the exons ATGGAGGATCGATCGGTGCTGATAGAAGACGCCGAACCCGAGCAAGTCTCCGAATCTTTCACTTGCTGCATTTGCCT GGACCTTCTTTACAAGCCAGTTGTATTAT CCTGTGGCCATATGTCCTGTTTCTGGTGTGTGCATCTATCAATGAATGGTTTTCGCGAATCCCAATGTCCACTTTGTCGGCAGCCGTACCTTCACTTTCCCAGCATCTGTCTGTTACTTCACTTGTTGTTGCTTAAGATGTATCCTGACTCCTAtaagagaagggaaaaacaaaTATTAG aggaagaaaagagaatgGGAACTTTCTCTCCGCAGTTTGATGCTCTTGCATGGAGATCAGGTGATgaggaagaacaaaaattttctgGTTCTTCACAATCACACGTGACATGGTCGGGCCCTAACTCATTTGTGGACACTGGGACTTCTAGAAATGGTGAACCCCGTGCAAGTAAGGTGCAATCAGAGCCTGTTCCAAGTATTGATGGCAACGGTCCAAGCAGTCTCGAACAAGGCTTGAAACAAAAACGTGAGATACCTGTTGAAGAGGAGAATGGGCATCCAGTTGGCTCAGACAAAAGCTGCAAGCAGATTACAGTATCGGATGTGCTCTGCGCAGAATGCCAGCAATTGCTTTTTCGTCCTGTTGCTCTTAATTGCGGCCATG TATATTGTGAATCTTGCATTGTGAATCCAGCTGATGAAAAGATCAAATGTCAAGTTTGTCAAAGCCGACATCCAGGGGGGTTATTAGAAGTTTGTCGGGAGCTGGATCACTTTTTGGAGCAACAGTTTCCTGAAGAATATGCTTTGAGGAGATTATCTGCACGGCCTAGACCGAGTGTCTCAAGGAATGATAGCCCAAAATGTC GTAATAGCGGTGGTGATAAAGAACAAAATAATTCATCAAGGTCAACTGACACTGCAATGACCCATAGGGGAGTTGGCTGCGATTACTGTGGG ATGTATCCAATAATCGGGGATAGATACCGGTGTCAGGATTGTGCTGAGAAGATTGGCTTTGATCTTTGTGGAGATTGCTACAATTCCCGTTGCAAGCTCCCCGGCCGTTTCAACCAACAACATCGACCAGAGCACAAGTTCAAACTAGTAAAGCCGAGTACCTTTCCAAACTATATGTTGAGGTTGGCAATGGTGGCCGATGACTCCACTGCTCTCGTCCTATCTGATGATGGTTTGGAAGATGGAGTCACATTGACCGCTCCCGCTTCACCGAGTGATGGTCAGGAAGATGACGAGAACAGATTGCCGATTACCTTTGTTCTTGAACGTGACGCGGGCTCAGAACATCAGAACGATTCCCAGTCTAACTTCAATTGA
- the LOC115742556 gene encoding uncharacterized protein LOC115742556, with product MDWSSWFRRTLLKDANNPKISDPAKPSSKKKRSQTEEDLEQYGMTQQLVDLVKTFTVDTFKNFHLQDDGMAGAESGTAGTAPACSVRKDLSEWQERHAYLVLSNVKEMSQLRYMLCPRHMKERQFWQIYFVLVKSHIAEYEQRAIQLARVKEMRIGVDKSSDGNSCEVEMSESKVASSSPPGSP from the exons ATGGACTGGTCATCCTGGTTCCGGCGAACTCTGCTGAAAGATGCGAATAACCCCAAAATCTCCGATCCAGCTAAACCATCCTCGAAGAAGAAGCGAAGCCAAACCGAAGAAGATTTAGAGCAATATGGAATGACGCAGCAATTGGTCGACTTGGTCAAGACCTTCACCGTAGACACTTTCAAGAACTTCCATCTTCAAG ATGACGGCATGGCTGGTGCTGAATCTGGCACCGCGGGAACTGCTCCAGCATGCAGTGTGAGGAAGGATCTTTCTGAGTGGCAGGAAAGACATGCGTACCTTGTGCTCTCTAACGTTAAG GAGATGTCCCAACTGCGGTATATGCTATGTCCCCGACACATGAAGGAGCGGCAATTTTGGCAAATATATTTTGTGCTTGTCAAGAGCCATATAGCTGA ATATGAGCAGCGGGCGATACAACTAGCAAGAGTGAAGGAAATGAGGATTGGGGTTGACAAATCTTCCGACGGCAATTCATGTGAAGTTGAAATGTCTGAATCGAAGGTGGCATCGAGTTCACCACCTGGAAGTCCTTAA